The window ATCCAGTTGAAGCTACCTTCAGAGATATTGGAACAAACTAGTTCTCTTTGTGTCCTAATTAACTAATTTATGTTTTACGTGATTTTCTCTGGATATCAATTGTTTTGTTTATCTAATCCGTTCTTTTCTCTACTTTACTAACACAGAAcatctaggttttggcatcaccacaaaggggggaattgttagaattaaatttattgtggagatgctaaggaaaaaccagtagatgttgggttagtacaaaaccagtagatgtaAACCAGAAGCACTTAGATCGCGCTAAAACCAGTAGCATCACTTATCAAGTACTGCTtaaacaaataatttcttagctaaaaccagaactagaaggatacaaaattcgaaatatacacTAACAGAATCTTGCGTATCTCAAAGTCtctaaatattaccgttgatctattaacgtgatactagcatttattgcttctTTAAATGCCATTAAATGTTATACGAGAACATCTAAGACGGTTTACCATTTTTTGTATGAATTGAGactgattatttttaatgtatTTTGCAGGGTCCATTTTAAGCAATAAAGCTGAACCACTGAAAAGTTAAAGAGCCGTTCAGATTTTGAAACGTTAAATGGAGCCTATATATGGAGATGAAGTATTTTGTCAAGTGTATCGGTGTTGAAACAAAAAATCTGAATCAATAATATCATTCGAGCATTGTTAGAACTTTCAGTTATCTAAAAAGCTCAACACTGAAAAAGCAGCACATGCTTCATTGCATACTTTTGATCATCAagatcatattgtgctagcTATTCTTAGTTATATCTTCTTAATCTATTCATTTCACCAACTCATTGATAGAAGAATTtgtaactggaaaagagtcttttccagaacttaagatcattcaagaagttgagttGTAAAGCTAAAAGTTTAAATAGGCGAAGGGTAAGTCCtgttgaagtgggtgtgtacagcTGTTGTACTGTATTCAACAAAGGCTTTTAGTGAAACCttttggaaacagaagaaggggagacgtaaaagattcatcttcgaacttccagaaacaaacctCGTGCTATCTACTGCTTTTCTGCTTTATCATTTTTCACCCACTAACCAACAGATCGTTTTTCGCACAATATCTTGTGATATGCTGGTCTTTGAACTTGAACAAGAATTGCTAATATCTCTAACATGATTTTAGCACATCAAAAGAAGAATTTATTAAGTTTGTCGttgagtttattcaacccccctgcTAAATTCAACCCGATCCTccacaagtggtatcagagcagagttATTCTTgttctaaaaaatatttaacagaCATGGCAAATTTCAGCAAAGTTCCAATGTTGATGCATAACCGTCGCTCTTATTGCGACGGTTAGcttgaaccgtcgctatatagcgacggttttatgaaaaccgttgcttatcaaattaagcgacggtttatgtaAACTGTTGCTCTATAGCGACTGTTTTGATAAAACCCGTCGCCtaaaattaagcgacggttgatTGAAAACGGTCGCTAACATAGTGACGGTAGAATACAAGACCGTCGCACTTGGGCGACGGTTTGTGGAATTGtcgcaatattagcgacggttgatgaaaaaacgtcgctaatatagcgacggttttcataaacccgtcgctattatagcgacgggtgTTAGTGAATTGTAGTGAACCGCGCTATGAATGACAGTTGTAAGTTTATCCACTCTCAAATCCAAATCACGTTCTAATAACTTCACTACTCTATTCTTCAATTCTAAAGCCATCAATCTTTGTTCCTGAagtaacaatcaatatctcatCCAATAATCGGACATCATAAATCTTCAATGGCTTATAAAAAAACATGGTCTGAATCTCTTTCAACCGAtacaagatcattttccacgAACTTAAGAATCTCTTTATTCGTGTTTAATAGTAATTCTTGAACTTCTTTATCAAACCCATTAAAGTAAACATTGATCAACATCGAACTCAAGGCAGATTCTTGAAGCAGACCCCTGCCTAAACAAACCCCACCCAATTCAATGTTGACTATCTTACATTCAAACAACCTTTTTATCAAATCTAGAAATGCCTTATCTTCAATATTCTCGCCTAgtatcaaaaacaacttatcaatatggccagaactaaataattcaagatcaaatttaacaataaatcaccaacttgGGTTCACCACCGAATTGTTTAAATACCAAATCGATGTGTGGCGGCCCAAGTTTGCTCGCCTTTTATAGCAAAAGGTAGCAAACCTAAAAACTTATGCATAAACCATAAAACTTGTTTGAACTCTCTCCAAAGTAACTCTTTTATTACACATATATCTAAatagaacatatttttaaatgttagttttctaaatatatatatatatatataaaacattcaaaacaacactctattttcccacttttttctattatatttttatggaaaagAATTTCGACAATGAAAATATAAGCTATAAACTTTACACACATTATTGTAGTTCTTCGCAGTGAAATTTGATGGATCTGACTTCTCTAATGGCAGagtatttttgggaacttaaaagcatgaaatatcactatatcggtaactatatctttttcattatttataatattatattattattttatataatataacaattttcaGTCACACCATAAATTCAACATGTGTTTTTCGATTCGATCACCGGTCCTGTTATGAAGGTGATCCGGTTATGAAAACATTGAAGTATACTTTTGTTTCCAACATCTGtcacagaaaaattatgtttcaacgTTTACAGTTGTTCCGATTAAAAAATCACGCAGTTTCCACACAGTTACGAAAATTGTGCTTCCCAGATGACTACAGGATATTGTTGCACGTCCCCTCCTCAGGttctcattcaagaaatcttcgTTATATAAGTATTCTATTCAACGTTTCCTTTCCTGTCGCCATTTATACACGGGTCTTGAAGTGCGACTAACCATTTCATCTTCACGCAGTTTGCGTTTCTTACCCCTTTTCTGCACCAATGATACATCAAAATGATTACCCTACAGCGAAacaaggaaaaaatgaagtgtatAACGTACTCTCAGAAATATTGATACCTATAACTCTTTCTGCATAGACATATCCGTGTATATTTTATCTAGATCTTTTAACCGTTTTTTTCTAGCCTCTAGCTCTCGATATGAAGAATCCGTCTTTCTGCATGTTGACCGTGTTTCAATACACGATTAAACTAAACTCCTCAACCACAAATTCTAGTCTAACTTCCTCGATGTAGAAGAGAAACAAATGTAATATGAAGGCCTAAAGCCAAGGAGAGACTGAAAAGAAATTTTGAAATCAACCAAAGCAAAACTCATCAAAAGGAAAAGGATTTGTGCACGGCGGACAGATAAccaaccatttgattcgataaacTTATGTTCTACAAGAAACAGAAAAGTCATTTGGAATAAAACTAAATACCCAAAATCAAAGTAGAAAGATACATCATAGAAAAAGGATTAAATTTTAGGAAAATGCAGCAACGATTGCCAACAAGCAAGACCCTTTAGGGAATATGATAGATAGTAGTTCATGATACAAGAAACGTCAGTTGGGTTTAAATTCTCTTGCACTTGTGTATCAATTCGATTTCTTGAACCAAAGTTTGTCAAGTGGCAAGGATAAATGATGGAGAAAAGTATCATCCCCTaattcccataaaatttatacaaagatACAACACTCACAATGACGGGATAGTATTGATCTCTGGGAAGAAATAGAAGCCTGGTAGAAAGTCCAGAAAAGACAAAAAGGACACACGAccataaatatttatcatgcacgcataaatggaattataattaaCTCACATAGCATCCGATTGATATTCCCAATTGGTATATATTTGTGAACAACAAATCCAAAAAAGTTTTTGAAGAGAAAACTCGAACAATAGCAGGGAATACCAAAGAAGTAGAAATTGAAAACtaaattcaataagaaaaataagatcTTATGACAAGGCGCCAAATATCACCATATTCAATCAACAAGTGAGGTATTGATAACTTAAAGGGGGTAAAGTATGGGTGGTGAAGAGACAAATGAAAGAGCTGTGAGGACAGACAGACTAAAGcaaattatttctgattgtcAAGGAAAATTTGTAGTCCACTTCGTTTTTGCAATATAGCTTATGGATTGACGGTAATGATATCATTCGGTACTCGGTAAGGATATTAATTGTGGGGAGGCAAGTAGAAACAGGTTATCAACCTGGCAATCCAATTTCGTAGGAGGCAATTGACTAAAAAAAATAGCTTTCAGTACCTCAAAATAAATTTAGGCAAGTCTTTAAAAGCTGATGGGTTCCCTTGTTCTGAAGCTTTTTTGCGTACTTCTCTTGCCTCCTCCCTAGAAAGAAAATCAACAGCCAGCCAACATACTTCATGAAACACAAAAATATCTACTAAGCTCAAAATTCTATACTACTGAGCAATATTTGCCATGCaccattttatgcattaatACTTTGTGTGACCAGTACATTACCACAAAATCACTGTcttggatgaaaaaaaaaatctgtcaTTTGCAGACACACAAGTGTAAACATGGAATTCAAGTGATTCAAACAGAAGTTCCAGAGAATACAGTCTCATTGCCCCTTGGTCATTGAACTTTTGAAATTGGCCTAAGGATAGTTTTATATTAATTGCCTAGATTACATATTAGACGTTCTTTCTAAAGCAGAAGGGAATAAAttgactttgaagaaataaattaattgagctaTCAGAAGCGACCATATCTAATAATGAGAAAAGAATAAACTTTGGTGGTGACATAACTGTTATAACATGAAATTGACTACTCTAAAAAATGGGTATGAAAACTATCAAGAATCAGCAGAAAAAGGGCTTGATCACTCACCTGTTGCCGGCATAATAAACATGTTTGGATGATGACTGATTGTCAAGAGAATGCAGCATACCACTAAGTCTTTCAATTTTCTGCATCCAAAAAGTTAAATTTCAGAATAAAAAACCTGCATGACAGCTATCTCGAGAATCCGAGACCCAAAAACCAGAAACTCTAAAATAAAACCTTTTTTCAGTTTGAAGCTTCTGCAAAATATATCCAATGTCTTGGGTCTTCATCAACATCAGCTCTTCGTTAGTGTACTTATTAGCCTGGCTCCTTTACAAAATCCACATTCAACAGctaatattcaaattacactcaaataaatatcctcaaaagagaacagataacctcataaaaataaaattttccagcTTACTCAGGTTTATGGACTCCGCCAACAGTTTTTCTTTTAATCATCTTGAAGTAAAATTCATCTGGGTTCCTCAATGCTGCTTTTTCCTTAAGTTTCTGTTATAAACACGCAGAAGCGACTTACCATAAAATAAGAACTCGCCAAATTTCGTTCATAAAATGCTACCAAAACCAACAAGACGTAGGGTAGTAGAAATTACCAGTAAAATCTCCTCCTTCTGGTGATAGGCTCGTGCACGAATGACATAATCTTTATGTTTTTCGAGCAGCCCAAATTTCCTTCTCAAATGCCTGGTACacacaacaaatcatcaattgagtgaaccggaaatatacgtcaaaatatttcaaaacgggCAATAAAGAAATTAATGGCCCCAAAAATTAATCACACTTACGGCTGAGCGTGCTCCTTTTGAGCTTTTCTTGGAATAGCATTCCTTAAAGACGACATCTTTATGCTAGCAAAAAAATTTCACAGaactttaaaatcaatttacgcCCTTCATAAAGGCAAAAACCACTACAGAAAACATAAAGGGCTAACAAAAATTTAACCGTGAAACAGCGAAGATTATCGGaacagaaaaaaaaacaatggatttctttcgtatttacaccaaattcaaaataaatattaagcaCAGAAGACTCGTCTGTGGAAAGCGGTGAAGGCTTAGGGTTTAAAAGAGACACCAATGCAGAGAATCTTGATTTGATGAAAAGTATTTTATATTGtggcaaaaaaattattctaaattaactaaaattcaatcatgcaaattggcttctggattgagtgcaaaaacttatgtgagacgatatcacgaatcgtattttgtgagatggatctcttatttggatcttccatgaaaaatattactttttatgctaagagtattattttttatttttaatatcggtagggttgacccgtctcacagataaagattcgtgagaccgtctcacaagagacctactcctgattgagtatacaaatacacacacaacacacaaaa is drawn from Primulina eburnea isolate SZY01 chromosome 10, ASM2296580v1, whole genome shotgun sequence and contains these coding sequences:
- the LOC140803124 gene encoding probable U3 small nucleolar RNA-associated protein 11, with translation MSSLRNAIPRKAQKEHAQPHLRRKFGLLEKHKDYVIRARAYHQKEEILLKLKEKAALRNPDEFYFKMIKRKTVGGVHKPESQANKYTNEELMLMKTQDIGYILQKLQTEKRFYFRKIERLSGMLHSLDNQSSSKHVYYAGNREEAREVRKKASEQGNPSAFKDLPKFILRKTDSSYRELEARKKRLKDLDKIYTDMSMQKEL